A region of the Streptomyces durocortorensis genome:
ACGCGACAGCCTCGGCATCTCCATCGTGCTGGTCGAGCACGACATGGGGGTGGTGATGCGGCTCGCGGACGCGGTGACCGTACTCGACTTCGGACGCAGGATCGCGGGCGGCACCCCCGCCGAGGTCCAGAACGATCCGGCTGTCGTCCAGGCCTACTTGGGAGCACCTCAATGACCACGTTCGTCGAACTCCTCCTCGGCGGCCTGTCGATCGGCTCGGTCTACGCCCTGATCGCGCTCGGTTTCGTCGTCATCTTCAAGGCCACCGAGGTCGTCAACTTCGCCCACGCGTCCCTCCTGTTGGCGGGCGGGTACGTCACCGCCGTGCTCCACGACGACATCGGGTTCTGGCTTGCGCTGCTCGTCGGGATCGCCGGGGCCGCGACCGTCGGGGCGGCCATCGAGTTCTTCGTGATGCGCCGCTACCGGGGCAGCGACCACAGCGTCCTGGCCATCGTCACCATCGGCGTCGACATCCTCCTCATCACCGAACTCACCCGCCGCATGGGCACGGACGTCCTCGCCCTCGGTGATCCCTGGGGCAACGAGGTCGTCACCGTCGGCGGCATCACCCTCGCCCAGACCCGGATCGCCGCGTTCCTCGCCGCCGGGCTGCTGATCACGGTCTTCCTGCTCGCCTTCCGCTACACCTCGTGGGGCGTGTCGATGCGCGCCGCCGCCGAGAACCCGCAGACCGCGGCGCTCATGGGCATCAAGCTCGGCCGGGTCTCGCTCGCCGCCTGGGCGGTCGCCGGAGCCCTCGCGGCCGTCGCCGCCCTCTTCCTCACCGTGTTCCCGACCCCCGGCCTCGAACGCTCCACCTCGCTCGCCGCGCTCAAGGCGTTCCCCGCCGCGATCCTCGGCGGACTCGACTCCACGACCGGGGCGCTCGCCGGCGGACTCATCGTCGGCGTCACGGAGTCGCTCGCCACCGGCTACCAGAGCGACCTCTCCTTCCTCGGCCGGGGCATCGGCGATCTCGCCCCCTACCTGGTGATGGTCGCCGTCCTGCTCATCCGGCCCGCGGGACTCCTCGGCACGAAGGAGCTCGCCCGTGTCTGACACCGCCGCCTCCGGCACCACCGCCGAAGCCGCCCCCGAGGCGACCACCGCACCCGCCCCCGCACCCGGTCCCGCGCAGACCCTCACCGACCGGCTGCGCCGACCCCGTACGTACGCCGTCCTCCTCGGCTCCGTCCTGCTCCTCGTCCTCCCGTTCTACCTGGACCGCTTCTGGCTCCAGGCCGGACTGTTCGCGATGGCGGCGGCGATCGGCGCCATCGGGCTCAACATGCTCACCGGGGCCACCGGACAGCTCTCCATGGGCCACGCGTTCTTCCTCGCGGTCGGCGCGTACGGCTACTGCGTCCTGGCGGGGGAGAGCAGCACCGAGAACGGGCACACCCTGACCGGCCTCGGACTGCCCACCTGGCTGGCCGCGATCCTCGCCGTACTGCTCGCGGGCGCCGTCGGCGGGCTGTTCAGCCCGATCGCCGGTCGGCTGCGCGGCGCGTACCTCGGTATCGCCACCCTCGCGCTGATCTTCATCGGCCAGCACGTCCTGTTCAACGCGGGCTCCCTGACCGGTGGTTACAACGGGCGGGCCGTACCGCCGCTCTCCCTCTTCGGGCTCACCTTCGACGACAGCGAACTCGTCGTCGCCGCCGTACCGTTCGGGGCTTCCGAGAAGCTCTGGTACGTGGGCCTGGTCGCGCTGCTGCTCAGTGCGCTGTTCGCCCGCGGCGTGCTGCGCGGCCGGCCGGGCCGGGCGATGAACGCCATCCGCGACCACCGGATCGCGGCCGGGGTGATGGGCGTGCCCGTGGCGCGCTACCGGGCCGGGGTCTTCGTCCTGTCCTCGATGTACGCAGGCCTCGCGGGCGTCCTGCTCGCCCTGGTCTTCCAGCGGACCGTTCCCGAGTACTTCGGCATGATCCTGTCCCTCGAATACCTCGCCATGATCGTCATCGGCGGGCTCGGCAGCGTCGGGGGAGCGGTGATCGGCGCCGCCTTCGTCACCCTGCTCCCGCAGGTCCTCACGCACTACAGCGACTCCCTCCCGCTGGTCTCCGCCCCCGGCACGGGCGGGCTGGCACCCGGTGAGGCATCCCGCTACCTGTACGGCGCCGCGGTGGTCGCGGTGGTCCTGTTCCTGCCCGGCGGCCTCGCCCGCCTCGGCCTCGCCCGCGCGAGGAAACCAGCGGCTCCGAAGAATCCAGCGGCTCCGAAGAATCCAGGGGAGAAGAAATGAAACGCAGAGCGCTCACAGCCGTCGTCGCGGCTCTCACCGTCACCCTCGTCGGGTGCAGCGGCAAGGCGACCGAAGGAAAGGGCGACGAGCAGGACAAGGCCGGGGTCAAGACCGGCCCCGGCGTCTCCTCCTCGGCGATATCCCTCGGCGTGCTGACCGACATGACGGGCGTGTACGCCTCGCTCGGCAAAAGCGTCACCCAGGCGCAGCAGCTGTGGGTGAAGCAGACGAACGCCAAGGGCGGTATCTGCGACCGCAAGGTCGAGCTGACGGTCCGCGACCACGGCTACGACCCGCAGAAGGCGATCGCCGCGTACACCGAGCTGGAGCCGAAGGTAGTGGGCTTCGCCCAGTTCATCGGCTCCCCGTTCGTTGCCGCCGTCGAGCAGCGCATCGACGGCCAGGACAAGGGCCTGGTCCTGCCCCAGGCCTGGTCGGCGAACCTGCTGGGCTCCCCGTACATCCGGGTCATCGGCGCCACCTACGACATCGAGACGATCAACCTGATCGACCATCTGCTCTCCGAGAAGCGCATCGCCAAGGGCGACAGGATCGGTCATGTGTACTTCGAGGGCGACTACGGCGAGAACGCGCTCGTCGGCTCGGAGCACGCGGCGAAGGAGGCCGGTCTCACCGTCGTCGAGCAGAAGATCAAGCCGACCGACAACGACATGACGGCGCAGGTCGCCGCCCTCAAGCAGGCCGGGGTCAAGGCCGTGATCGTCAGCGCGGGCCCGCGCCAGGCGGCCTCGCTCGTCGGCGTCGCGGCGGCCACCGGCTTCAACGTCCCCGTCGTGGGCAACAACTCCGCTTTCGCGCCCCAGCTGTTGAAGACCCAGGCGGGCCCCGCCCTGCTCAAGGACTACTACGTCGCCGCCTCCACGCTGCCCATCGGCGACCCGGGCGACGGCCCGGCCAAGCTCGCGAAGGAGTACGCGGCCCGGTACCCGAAGGACGTGCTCGACAACGGCGTCGTCGCGGGCTACACAGCGGCCTCCATCTACGGCGAAGCCCTGATGAAGGCGTGCGAGGACAAGGACCTCACCCGGGAGGGAATCGGCAGGGCACTCCTCACGATCAAGGGGTACGGGAGCGAGTTCGGCGTCTCGCACGACTTCTCGGACCCTAAGGCGCCGTCCACCCGGCAGAGCGTCATCATGAAGCCGGACGCCTCGGTGCCCGGCGGGCTGAAGGTGGTCCGGCCCGCGGCGGCGGCCCCGGCGGCCGAGTCCTTCACGATGAAGCCCTGACCCCGCGGCAGGACTCGGCGGCGGGCCCGGCCCTCACCGGCCCGGCCCGCCGCTGCCGCCCTCAGACCTCGGTGCCGTCCATCCCGATGTACCGGAAACGCCCCCGCTCCACGCGGTAGATGAAGACCCCGGTCCCGGTGTACATCCCGTTGGCGGACTCGAAGGCGTAGCTCTTGGAGACGCCCTTGTACGAGGTCACCCGCAGCGCGGGCAGCAGGTCCTGCCGGCTCAGCTTCTCCCGGCCCAGCCCCTCCGCACAGGCGGCGATCAGCCCCACCGCGTCGTACGCCTCCGCGGCCAGCAGCGGCGGCGCCGCGCCGAAGCGCTCGCGGTAGGCGGCGGCGAACGCGTGCACCGAGGGCACGGAGGAGGGGTCGGCGGCCGTCGAGACCACCAG
Encoded here:
- a CDS encoding ABC transporter substrate-binding protein, which gives rise to MKRRALTAVVAALTVTLVGCSGKATEGKGDEQDKAGVKTGPGVSSSAISLGVLTDMTGVYASLGKSVTQAQQLWVKQTNAKGGICDRKVELTVRDHGYDPQKAIAAYTELEPKVVGFAQFIGSPFVAAVEQRIDGQDKGLVLPQAWSANLLGSPYIRVIGATYDIETINLIDHLLSEKRIAKGDRIGHVYFEGDYGENALVGSEHAAKEAGLTVVEQKIKPTDNDMTAQVAALKQAGVKAVIVSAGPRQAASLVGVAAATGFNVPVVGNNSAFAPQLLKTQAGPALLKDYYVAASTLPIGDPGDGPAKLAKEYAARYPKDVLDNGVVAGYTAASIYGEALMKACEDKDLTREGIGRALLTIKGYGSEFGVSHDFSDPKAPSTRQSVIMKPDASVPGGLKVVRPAAAAPAAESFTMKP
- a CDS encoding branched-chain amino acid ABC transporter permease, yielding MTTFVELLLGGLSIGSVYALIALGFVVIFKATEVVNFAHASLLLAGGYVTAVLHDDIGFWLALLVGIAGAATVGAAIEFFVMRRYRGSDHSVLAIVTIGVDILLITELTRRMGTDVLALGDPWGNEVVTVGGITLAQTRIAAFLAAGLLITVFLLAFRYTSWGVSMRAAAENPQTAALMGIKLGRVSLAAWAVAGALAAVAALFLTVFPTPGLERSTSLAALKAFPAAILGGLDSTTGALAGGLIVGVTESLATGYQSDLSFLGRGIGDLAPYLVMVAVLLIRPAGLLGTKELARV
- a CDS encoding branched-chain amino acid ABC transporter permease, translating into MSDTAASGTTAEAAPEATTAPAPAPGPAQTLTDRLRRPRTYAVLLGSVLLLVLPFYLDRFWLQAGLFAMAAAIGAIGLNMLTGATGQLSMGHAFFLAVGAYGYCVLAGESSTENGHTLTGLGLPTWLAAILAVLLAGAVGGLFSPIAGRLRGAYLGIATLALIFIGQHVLFNAGSLTGGYNGRAVPPLSLFGLTFDDSELVVAAVPFGASEKLWYVGLVALLLSALFARGVLRGRPGRAMNAIRDHRIAAGVMGVPVARYRAGVFVLSSMYAGLAGVLLALVFQRTVPEYFGMILSLEYLAMIVIGGLGSVGGAVIGAAFVTLLPQVLTHYSDSLPLVSAPGTGGLAPGEASRYLYGAAVVAVVLFLPGGLARLGLARARKPAAPKNPAAPKNPGEKK